A DNA window from Helianthus annuus cultivar XRQ/B chromosome 15, HanXRQr2.0-SUNRISE, whole genome shotgun sequence contains the following coding sequences:
- the LOC110914224 gene encoding uncharacterized protein LOC110914224, translating into MAQVETPPTSTYNRERSLALIKKKRIYNAYKEAKRRKDGIQTETTTDFEALVKSIPIVEEQIKIDAANRAERERLKQERYEAYLRSKEPKKLDEGIIDVEKEMTAEKLTKMADQVLMAKALEVDSKSAYKSESSEKVSSSGLDNEPDREVIGRDKLIKGSIERIKELTKKIETDKNDVERFCKENEKLMLENRKNSENIDKLKRTIKDSDERNSKTHKENTHLSGVLQAKEKLINQQLDEIANLKLQFQEAKIKNERINLKRNNYSSASFVLQHIVLKPIGKNKAGEDVYSDGTRVGYHKIPPPMCNIFTKKQSGLVNESKSSDKIDVEKLLENIDVTFNSQTDEDSIESEVVKNVVEKVLKSDSDSTIEDDECFLNNYIPKPKSQDNLSDEPTLVMYKMNGSDKLYSDTKFPIENVNVDKLKKVFKLVEIDVSEIEGLTSSKRFLNFQRDKSYYKKPSVPPRFHKNNQNRGFGGH; encoded by the exons ATGGCACAAGTTGAAACACCACCAACATCAACATACAACCGAGAAAGAAGTTTGGCATTAATAAAGAAGAAAAGGATCTACAATGCTTACAAAGAAGCTAAAAGGCGAAAAGATGGGATCCAGACCGAGA CAACCACTGATTTCGAAGCTCTTGTTAAATCAATCCCGATAGTAGAAGAACAAATCAAGATAGATGCAGCAAACAGAGCTGAGAGAGAAAGACTGAAACAGGAGAGATATGAGGCATATCTGAGATCTAAGGAGCCAAAGAAACTGGACGAAGGGATTATCGACGTTGAGAAAGAGATGACAGCCGAAAAATTGACAAAGATGGCAGATCAAGTCTTGATGGCAAAGGCCCTTGAGGTAGATTCCAAGTCTGCTTATAAgtctgagtcgtcagaaaaggTCAGTTCCAGTGGTTTAGATAATGAACCAG ACAGAGAAGTAATTGGTCGAGATAAACTAATAAAAGGTTCAATTGAAAGAATCAAAGAATTAACTAAAaaaattgaaactgataaaaaTGATGTTGAACGATTTTgcaaagaaaatgaaaaattgatgCTTGAAAACAGAAAAAATTCTGAAAATATTGACAAACTTAAAAGAACAATAAAAGATTCAGATGAACGCAACTCAAAAACTCATAAAGAAAATACACATTTATCAGGAGTTCTTCAAGCTAAAGAGAAACTGATAAATCAGCAACTGGATGAGATTGCGAATCTTAAGCTTCAGTTTCAGGAAGCTAAGATTAAGAATGAGAGAATCAATCTGAAACGGAACAACTATTCGTCTGCCAGCTTTGTTCTTCAGCATATAGTTCTCAAACCAATTGGGAAGAACAAAGCCGGTGAAGATGTTTACTCAGATGGAACACGGGTAGGGTATCACAAGATTCCACCACCCATGTGCAATATTTTCACGAAAAAACAATCTGGGTTGGTTAATGAATCTAAATCAAGTGataaaattgatgttgaaaaactactagaaaacattgatgtcacgttcaatTCACAAACCGATGAAGATAGCATTGAATCTGAGGTTGTGAAAAATGTTGTTGAGAAAGTGTTAAAATCTGACAGTGATTCCACAATTGAGGATGATGAATGTTTCTTAAACAATTACATCCCGAAACCTAAGTCCCAGGACAACTTAAGTGATGAACcgactcttgtcatgtacaagatgaatGGTTCTGATAAGTTGTACTCGGATACAAAGTTTCCGATCGAAAACGTAAATGTGGATAAACTGAAAAAGGTTTTCAAGTTAGTTGAGATCGATGTATCTGAAATCGAAGGTTTGACGAGTTCTAAGAGGTTTTTGAACTTTCAACGTGATAAATCTTACTACAAAAAACCAAGTGTGCCACCGCGTTTTCATAAAAACAACCAAAACAGAGGGTTTGGTGGGCATTAG